From Myxococcales bacterium, a single genomic window includes:
- a CDS encoding S1 RNA-binding domain-containing protein: protein MSKEDFASLMEASVKAGKGTGRRLKNGEVLEGTVVQISGDSVFVDVGATKEARVPRLELEDKDGNMRVKVGDKLKATVVDHNADSPLLAIALGRGGIDLGQLETARDSGAPVSGRVTKAVKGGLEVDVGGVRAFCPASQVEIGYAADLAPYEGQTFEFRVLEIKDGGRSVVLSRRSLLEDERRAKEVSVLETLVVGADLDGTVSSVSRHGAQVDIGGLDGFVHISELSHQRVERTEDVVNTGDRVSVRVLAIEQSDKGPRVRLSMRARASAPEAPVVQVDEVLAAVVVKATGGGVIVSTTKGEGMIPHNELGLPPGSDHRRAYPAGRELQVVVVSRDASRGRLRFSAVGVARVEERKNYRDFAGATGPGGRSLGSLGDLLRKKLGLPDAEPEPAVTKEPEAAPQQAQPGMAAFVAADPPKRDEPRAGASAPTSERRPDPEGVIRRKR from the coding sequence CGAGGTCTTGGAAGGAACGGTCGTCCAGATCAGCGGCGACAGTGTGTTCGTCGACGTCGGCGCCACCAAAGAAGCGCGTGTGCCGCGCCTCGAGCTCGAGGACAAAGACGGCAACATGCGCGTCAAGGTCGGTGACAAGCTCAAGGCGACCGTGGTCGATCACAACGCGGACTCGCCGTTACTTGCCATCGCGCTCGGTCGAGGGGGCATCGACCTGGGCCAGCTCGAGACCGCGCGGGACTCCGGCGCGCCGGTATCGGGGCGCGTGACCAAGGCGGTGAAGGGTGGGCTCGAGGTCGACGTGGGCGGCGTGCGGGCGTTTTGCCCAGCATCGCAGGTCGAGATCGGCTACGCCGCCGACCTCGCTCCGTACGAAGGGCAGACGTTCGAGTTCAGGGTGCTCGAGATCAAAGACGGGGGGCGCTCGGTGGTGCTGTCCCGCCGCTCGCTGCTCGAAGACGAGCGCCGCGCCAAGGAGGTCTCGGTGCTCGAGACGCTGGTCGTTGGTGCCGACCTCGACGGCACGGTGTCATCGGTCTCCCGCCACGGGGCACAGGTCGACATCGGCGGGCTCGATGGCTTCGTTCACATTTCGGAGCTGTCTCACCAGCGCGTCGAACGCACCGAAGACGTGGTCAACACCGGCGATCGCGTGTCAGTGCGGGTGCTCGCCATCGAGCAAAGCGACAAGGGACCACGAGTTCGGCTCAGCATGCGCGCGCGCGCGTCGGCCCCGGAAGCGCCGGTCGTGCAGGTGGACGAGGTGCTCGCGGCCGTGGTGGTGAAGGCCACCGGTGGCGGCGTGATCGTCAGCACCACCAAGGGTGAAGGCATGATCCCGCACAACGAGCTCGGGCTGCCTCCGGGCTCCGATCACCGGCGTGCTTACCCGGCGGGGCGGGAGCTGCAGGTGGTCGTGGTTTCACGCGACGCATCCCGCGGACGACTCCGGTTCTCGGCGGTGGGGGTCGCTCGGGTCGAGGAGCGCAAGAACTACCGTGACTTCGCCGGCGCGACCGGTCCGGGTGGGCGTTCGCTCGGTAGCTTGGGTGACCTGCTGCGAAAGAAGCTCGGACTGCCCGACGCGGAGCCGGAGCCAGCCGTGACCAAGGAACCAGAAGCTGCACCCCAGCAAGCTCAACCCGGCATGGCTGCGTTCGTCGCCGCCGACCCGCCGAAGCGCGATGAACCCCGAGCGGGCGCGAGCGCGCCGACGTCGGAACGACGCCCCGATCCCGAGGGTGTCATCCGCCGCAAACGCTGA